The proteins below come from a single Gemmatimonadaceae bacterium genomic window:
- a CDS encoding Dabb family protein codes for MFHHTVLLRLAPDADADFLARFACYEAAVREGCAGALLYRLLPNGAPSGKGFTHALFSAFESHAAFTDYDRSALHTKIKAFLGPYVVELVVADGDDDAPPSACGGR; via the coding sequence ATGTTCCACCACACCGTGCTGCTGCGCCTCGCTCCCGATGCGGACGCCGATTTCTTGGCACGCTTCGCTTGCTATGAGGCGGCCGTACGCGAGGGCTGCGCCGGCGCCCTCCTTTATCGGTTGTTGCCCAACGGGGCCCCGAGCGGCAAGGGCTTCACGCACGCGCTGTTCAGCGCGTTCGAGTCGCACGCGGCGTTCACCGACTACGACCGCAGCGCGCTGCACACCAAGATCAAGGCCTTCCTCGGCCCGTACGTGGTGGAGCTCGTAGTCGCGGACGGCGACGACGACGCGCCGCCCTCGGCCTGCGGCGGACGCTAG
- a CDS encoding transposase — MRMLVDGQRHTLKQIGQRIDQLERELAALQEWAEGSSRAGPSARDRCAGLDGTGCDARGREGLSSGRELSATSAWVPAHAVSGGKVCVGHLSKRGDPYLRTLLITVRAR; from the coding sequence ATGCGCATGCTGGTGGACGGGCAACGGCACACGCTCAAGCAGATCGGCCAGCGCATCGACCAGCTTGAGCGCGAGCTCGCGGCGCTGCAAGAGTGGGCTGAAGGGAGCTCTCGAGCTGGACCAAGTGCCCGGGATCGGTGTGCTGGGCTCGACGGCACTGGCTGCGACGCTCGGGGACGTGAAGGCTTGAGCTCGGGGCGGGAGCTCTCCGCCACTTCGGCCTGGGTGCCGGCGCACGCGGTCAGCGGCGGGAAGGTCTGCGTGGGGCACCTTAGCAAACGGGGTGACCCCTACCTGCGCACGCTGCTCATCACGGTGCGCGCGCGGTGA
- a CDS encoding amidohydrolase, whose translation MSTGLPNDLKARGRACSGCTCRMNVGPQSYPQSRNVKNSLTTREVSMEAHAMHAEDPLPVVDTHHHLCDLQAHYYPWLMDEPMWKRVLGDYTPLRRSYLIDEYIADALPQHVVKSVHLQMGWDFADPVGETRWLQGIADTHGFPHGIVGFARLESPDLDKVLDGHASFRNFRGIRQILNWDPDPVRSFVDRPDYMTDPAWLAGFDRLRARALSFDLQLYHPQMADAAALARRFPDVQIILDHAGMPIDRDPASLAAWRTAMRGLAQAPNVAVKLSGLGVANPGWTVESIRPLFEQTIEAFGIERCVLGSNFPVDRLTGSYADVFEAFRTLSAGLSAGERRALFHENAVRIYRL comes from the coding sequence ATGAGCACTGGCCTCCCGAATGACCTCAAGGCCAGGGGCCGTGCTTGCTCGGGCTGCACCTGTAGGATGAATGTAGGACCGCAGTCGTATCCGCAGAGTCGAAACGTCAAGAACTCGCTCACCACACGAGAGGTTTCCATGGAAGCGCACGCCATGCACGCCGAAGATCCGCTCCCGGTGGTGGACACCCACCACCACCTCTGCGACCTGCAGGCCCACTACTACCCGTGGCTGATGGACGAGCCGATGTGGAAGCGCGTGCTCGGCGACTACACGCCGCTGCGGCGCAGCTACCTGATCGACGAGTACATCGCCGACGCGCTCCCGCAGCACGTGGTCAAGTCGGTCCACCTGCAGATGGGCTGGGACTTCGCCGACCCGGTCGGCGAGACGCGCTGGCTGCAGGGCATCGCCGACACGCACGGATTTCCGCACGGCATCGTCGGCTTCGCGCGGCTCGAGTCGCCCGATCTCGACAAGGTGCTCGACGGCCACGCGTCGTTCCGCAACTTCCGCGGCATCCGGCAGATCCTGAATTGGGATCCCGATCCGGTGCGGTCCTTCGTCGACCGTCCCGACTACATGACCGACCCGGCGTGGCTGGCCGGCTTCGACCGGCTCCGCGCGCGCGCGCTGTCGTTCGACCTGCAGCTCTACCACCCGCAGATGGCCGACGCCGCTGCGCTCGCGCGCCGCTTTCCGGACGTGCAGATCATCCTCGATCACGCGGGCATGCCCATCGACCGCGATCCGGCCAGCCTCGCCGCATGGCGTACCGCGATGCGCGGCCTCGCGCAGGCGCCCAACGTCGCGGTGAAGCTCTCGGGCCTGGGCGTGGCCAATCCGGGCTGGACCGTGGAGAGCATCCGGCCCCTGTTCGAGCAGACGATCGAGGCCTTCGGCATCGAGCGCTGCGTGCTCGGCAGCAATTTCCCGGTCGACCGCCTCACCGGCAGCTACGCCGACGTCTTCGAGGCCTTCCGCACGCTGTCGGCGGGCCTGTCGGCAGGCGAGCGCCGCGCGCTGTTCCACGAGAACGCGGTGCGCATCTACCGGCTGTAG
- a CDS encoding urea carboxylase-associated family protein encodes MKGPIEIPARRGKAAFVDANAHVRVVNTHGQQVVDTWAFNRADMSEFMSMEHCRANLGRILPRVGDAMCTNRRRPILTIVEDDSGGIHDTLIAACDPYRYALLGCVGRHDNCSENLAASLAALGLKAPETPSPWNLFMNIPVAPDGSIRFLPPVSRPGSGITLRAEMDLVLVFSACPQDMIPINGADCVPREAHFEVG; translated from the coding sequence ATGAAGGGTCCCATCGAGATACCGGCCCGACGCGGCAAGGCCGCGTTCGTGGACGCGAACGCGCACGTGCGCGTCGTCAACACGCACGGCCAGCAGGTGGTCGACACTTGGGCCTTCAACCGCGCCGACATGAGCGAGTTTATGTCGATGGAGCATTGCCGGGCCAACCTGGGCCGCATCCTGCCGCGCGTCGGCGACGCGATGTGCACCAATCGGCGCCGACCGATCCTGACGATCGTCGAGGACGATTCGGGCGGCATCCACGACACCTTGATCGCAGCCTGCGACCCCTACCGGTATGCGCTCCTGGGCTGCGTCGGGCGCCACGACAACTGCAGCGAGAACCTCGCGGCGAGCCTAGCGGCGCTGGGCCTGAAGGCGCCCGAAACGCCGAGCCCGTGGAACCTCTTCATGAACATCCCGGTGGCGCCCGACGGCAGCATCCGCTTCCTGCCGCCGGTTTCGCGGCCCGGCAGCGGCATCACGCTGCGCGCCGAGATGGACCTCGTGCTGGTGTTCTCGGCCTGCCCGCAGGACATGATCCCGATCAACGGTGCGGACTGTGTGCCCAGGGAGGCGCACTTCGAGGTCGGTTGA
- a CDS encoding imidazolonepropionase: protein MWDAIWINANLATMAGVQPYGAVRDGAIATEAGRIRFAGPMSALGASASSVARTVHDLKGAWVTPGLVDSHTHVIYGGDSRRDFEMRLRGATRAEIHGSGGGVPGIVRRTREASDDELFQSAARRILEMQSHGVTTLESKSGFGLDLETEVRQMRLSRELGRALPVTVVSTFLGAHGLAPEYGARPDDYIGFLVDTVLPAAVAEGIVDVVDGFCDNVGFTHEQIARLFGRARELGLPVRLHADQYSDFSAGRLAAEHGALVADHLEFASEVTVAAMAKAGTVAGLLPGANYTLRETRTPPVELFRRHGVRMAVSTNSNPSSSPTNSPPMVMNLACTLFRITPEEALAGFTIEGARALGMAKDLGSLEVGKRADLAVWDIEDPADLSYLIAANRCTAVVKDGTVVHEAPRSAPVARRPAGAAARAR from the coding sequence ATGTGGGATGCGATCTGGATCAATGCCAACCTCGCCACCATGGCCGGTGTGCAGCCCTACGGGGCTGTGCGCGACGGGGCCATCGCCACCGAGGCGGGCCGCATCCGCTTCGCGGGGCCAATGTCCGCGCTGGGTGCTAGTGCATCGAGTGTCGCGCGGACGGTGCACGATCTGAAGGGCGCATGGGTCACACCGGGTCTCGTGGACAGCCACACGCACGTGATCTACGGCGGCGACAGCCGGCGCGATTTCGAGATGCGCCTGCGGGGCGCCACCCGCGCCGAGATCCACGGCTCGGGCGGCGGCGTGCCTGGCATCGTGCGCCGCACGCGCGAGGCGAGCGATGACGAGCTGTTCCAGAGCGCTGCGCGGCGCATCCTCGAGATGCAGTCGCACGGCGTCACCACGCTCGAGAGCAAGTCGGGCTTCGGCCTGGACCTCGAGACCGAGGTGCGCCAGATGAGGCTGTCGCGCGAGCTGGGCCGAGCGCTCCCGGTGACCGTCGTGTCCACTTTCCTCGGCGCGCACGGCCTCGCCCCGGAGTACGGCGCCCGCCCCGACGACTACATCGGCTTCCTGGTTGACACGGTGCTGCCCGCCGCCGTCGCCGAGGGCATCGTCGACGTGGTCGACGGCTTCTGCGACAACGTCGGCTTCACCCACGAGCAGATCGCGCGGCTGTTCGGCCGTGCCCGCGAGCTGGGGCTGCCGGTGCGCCTGCATGCCGACCAGTACAGCGACTTCTCGGCCGGACGGCTCGCCGCCGAGCACGGCGCGCTGGTCGCCGACCACCTGGAGTTCGCATCCGAGGTCACGGTCGCGGCGATGGCGAAAGCGGGCACGGTGGCAGGGCTGCTGCCGGGCGCCAACTACACGCTGCGCGAGACGCGCACGCCGCCCGTCGAGCTCTTCCGGCGCCACGGCGTGCGCATGGCCGTGTCCACCAACAGCAACCCGAGCAGCTCGCCGACCAACTCCCCGCCGATGGTGATGAACCTCGCGTGCACCCTGTTCCGGATCACCCCGGAAGAGGCGCTGGCCGGCTTCACCATCGAAGGCGCCCGGGCGCTCGGGATGGCCAAGGACCTGGGCTCGCTGGAGGTCGGCAAGCGCGCCGACCTCGCGGTGTGGGACATCGAGGATCCGGCCGACCTGTCCTACCTGATCGCCGCGAACCGCTGCACGGCAGTCGTGAAGGACGGCACGGTCGTGCACGAGGCGCCGCGCAGCGCGCCCGTCGCTCGCCGGCCGGCTGGCGCGGCGGCACGCGCGCGATGA